The Lacticaseibacillus pabuli region CGGAATCGTCAGTGTTTTCTTGATGGGCTGACTCTGGTTAAGATACGAGTCGATGTTGACACCGACCATCGAGACAAATGACTGCGTCGCGTCAAAACTAGACCGCAAATCAGCGTCGTCATTAAAAAAAGGATTATCCGTTAATGACAGCTCACCCATGGCAGACGGCGTTGGCAAAGCGCGTTCATGCTCAACTAAATCCGCAACGTTAATACCCAACCAGTCTGATGCCATGTACATGGCGTCCGCAACATCTGTCCCCTGCGTGGCTGACAAGTTAAAATCAGGGAACGTTACAAAGAAATGCACGGCATCTTGCTTTGAATAATAGAAATAAGCTGGATAAGTGACAAACATTTGGCGTCCTCCTACAAATTACTCAATCCCTGCCTGCTTACGAATGGCATTTTCCGTCGGTTGGCGCAACTCGCCATGTGGAACCGTGATGGGCCGTTTTCCCGCCTTGGCCATTTTGATGTGTGATCCTTTGCCGCCCCCGGTTTTAAACCAGCCATTCTTCATCAAGAGCCGGACCATTTGTCGCTGTGTCATGGGCACAGTGCTACCCCCGTGACGATATATTTTTAACACGTGTCACACGTGCTGTCAAGACAACGTATTAACCGTCACTAGTTACATTCGCAGTTCACCGGAAATATCCCGTCGACAGTCATCATTGAGATAACCGCTTTAGTTCAATTGCCCCAGCACCGCGCGCTTCTGTTCGTCCAAAGTCGTCTTGTCCGTGAAGATCACATCCTCATCACCAAGCGCATCTTTAGCGACCCACCATTTTTCTAGGGTGCCATCGAGAAACGGCATCGCACGTGATTCGTTGCGTAGCAGCGTCTCTTCAAACGACAGGTCATAGTAAAAGCTGTGCAGTTGCCGGCCAAACTCGGTCCGCAACTTACCAAGCAGCGCGGTATAAACGCTGCGTTTTAAGATGCCCTCAATAATCAAATAATGGACATGTTCATTCGCCCAATACGCGTTGGCGAGAATCAGGTCTTCACTCTTGTTGCCCGGATGGTCGGGTGCATTTAAGATGTCGCGCCGAAAAGTATCCTGACTAATCAGCATCGAATCCGGTAATTCCTGCTGCAGTTGCTTGGCTAAAGTGGTCTTCCCACTACCGGAATTGCCCCGAATCAAAATAACCTGTGTTGTCATGATTGCGCCTCCGCATTGATCTATGCCGTCTACCATTAATAGCTATATTGTAACCCCTTTCTTGATTGTGCGCCGATGCTCGCGAGACACAAAAAGCGCAACGCGGAATAATGCCCACGTTGCGCCATAAACACCTATTTATTGGAGGACTAGTGCTTAACGTTTGTTACTAACTGGCCAACCGCCGCTTCAGCATTCGGGTAGCCCTTAGCTGTCAAAACAGTCTGCAACTGCGCGTTCAAATGGTCAAATGCCGCAATGCCTTCTTCGCCGAGCAAGGTTGCAACTTGCACCATTGACGCCCCACACAAAATCAGATCATAGGCGTCACGGCCATTTTGAACACCCCCAGTGCCGATAATGGCAATGTCATCGCGCAACCGCTCACGCATCGCCCGCACATTGGCGAGTGCAGTCGGCTTGGCATAACCACCGCCAATACCGCCGAAGCCGCTCTTTGGTTCAATCATCGGCGCATCCGTATCCGGGTTAATGAAGAAGCCGTTGCCCAAGCTATTAATGCTGTTGATATACTTGATGGGGTACTTGTTCAATACAGCCGCAATCTGATCAAAGTGCACGGGATCAAAGAATGGCGGCAACTTCACACCCAATTCAAGTTGACCGAACTGCGCAAACACCTTCGCCAGCAATGCGTCGGTCGCCTCAAAATCGTACGCCAATTGCGGGTGCCCCACGATGTTAGGACATGACAGGTTCAACTCAACTATCCCGGCAAAATCGCTAGCCGCAATTTTGCTGAGCACAGCAAGCTGATCACCTTCAGAAAATCCCGCGACGGACAGAAACGCATCATGGCCGTGGTCAGGCAAATTCGTCAGGTAATCCAAGTAGTAGTCAATGCCTTCGTTAGGCAGTCCCATGGAATTAATGCTGCCATTTGGTAGGGCGGCGAGACGCTTGCCGGCATTGCCGCTGCGCGGGTTCAACGTCGCCGTTTTGGTCACAAACGTCCCCGCACTACTCTGCCGCAATTGGTCCAATTCCACAGTTGTCGTGCAGCGAATTCCCGCCGCGTTCATGATTGGGCTGGCGTACGTCCGACCCAGAAATTTAGTTGTTAAGCTCATGATTTAGTTCCTCCTTAGCTTGCCCGTGCAAATTCCGCAATCCACCGATTGACAGCATCGTCAGGCAACTCAGCACATAGAGTGTTGCCAGAAAACCCATGACGACAATCAGGGAGTAGTGGTCCATCAAGAAGCCAATGACGACTGAGGAAAAGCCGCCGATTGCCCGGCCAATGTTCACGATGACGTTGTTCGCCGTTGACCGAATGGCACTCGGGTACAACTGACTAATGACCGCGCCGTAGCCGCCGAACATCCCGTTTGAGAAGAACCCAACAACCGCACCGGCCAGCAACATGGTCCCGCGGCTGTTCACCATCGCGATCCCGAAGACGGACAATGCCGAAGCCAAGAGGAAGATACCAAACGCGCGGCGTGGTCCGAATTTATCCAGGATGGTCCCAAACGTCATCATCCCCAAGCTCATGCCGATAATCGTCGTAATCATCCAGACTGATGAACCCGATACGGACAGGTGCAACTGTCCCTGCATGATGGTTGGCAACCAACTCATCAGCCCAAAGTAACCGGCGATTTGCACGATAACCATGAAGATTAGCGATACCGTTTGGACTGCTAGCTTAGGCGTTTTGAACAGCTCACCCACCGCCGCCTTGGGAACAGTGCCAGCTGCTTTGCGTGCCAAGAAGCTGTCGCTTTCGCGCACGTGCTTGCGAATGAAAACAATCAAGATGACAGGAATGACACCAACGAGGAACAGCGTGTTCCAAGTGGTGAAGCTGAGAATCCAGGCTGCCACAATCGCCGCGAGCACCGCCCCGACTTGACCGCCAATTGCTGCAATCGAGGTCAACCGGCCGATTTCCTTACGCGGGAAGTTGTCGGCAATCAAGGTAATGCCGACCCCGTATTCACCACCAGCACCGATGCCGGCAATGAACCGGAAGAGGTAAATCATATAAATATTGTGGGCAAAGAACATTGCCGCGGTAGCGAAGGCAAAAATAAAGACCGTTTGCGAGAATGTTTTCACACGCCCGAAACGATCACCTAAAATACCAAATATTAAACCACCCACCAGCATACCCAGGTTGGTGATAGTTGAAATGAAACCCGCTTGCGTGCCATTAAGATGCATGTCGACGGCGATAGAGCTGAGTGCAAAGGAGAGAAACATGACATCCATGTTCTCCAATGCAAAGCCGGCGCTAGTGGAAGCGAGCACCCACTTGCGCTGTGTTGCAGTTGATTGCGACTTTGCTGACGCGACTTGACCCATTTTAATACCCCCAAAATGAATGCTCACTGGCATCCTTTATTTTGTATTCAAACGTCGCAAGCAGTATCGCACAATTTGCGGCGAGTGACAAGACAAAAGATTGACGGCTATGCGGATGCGCGATATTCAAGTTGACGCCGCGCCGCCAATGCGGGTATACTGTGGACAATTAAGAACTTTAAATTGGTCCCGTGAGGCCGATAAGTCACGACATCGTTATGGTTGCCGGTTATTCGCTGCACCCAAACACCTCACGGACTGTCTGTGAGGTGTTTTTATTTTGTCAGCAAACTTGCCCGTGATTATTGCGCTCGATTTTCCAGATGCTAGCACGACGTTGAATTTTGTCCGCCAATTTCCACATCCAGAGAACCTGTTCTGCAAAGTCGGCATGGAACTCTATTACCGAGAGGGTCCCGCCATTGTCCGCGACCTGAAGGACTTAGGCGTGCAGATCTTTCTGGATTTGAAACTGCACGACATCCCCAAC contains the following coding sequences:
- a CDS encoding type II toxin-antitoxin system HicB family antitoxin, coding for MFVTYPAYFYYSKQDAVHFFVTFPDFNLSATQGTDVADAMYMASDWLGINVADLVEHERALPTPSAMGELSLTDNPFFNDDADLRSSFDATQSFVSMVGVNIDSYLNQSQPIKKTLTIPKWANDRGKKLHINFSETLTEAIANLPNPHSLQK
- a CDS encoding type II toxin-antitoxin system HicA family toxin gives rise to the protein MPMTQRQMVRLLMKNGWFKTGGGKGSHIKMAKAGKRPITVPHGELRQPTENAIRKQAGIE
- a CDS encoding AAA family ATPase, which encodes MTTQVILIRGNSGSGKTTLAKQLQQELPDSMLISQDTFRRDILNAPDHPGNKSEDLILANAYWANEHVHYLIIEGILKRSVYTALLGKLRTEFGRQLHSFYYDLSFEETLLRNESRAMPFLDGTLEKWWVAKDALGDEDVIFTDKTTLDEQKRAVLGQLN
- a CDS encoding dihydroorotate oxidase translates to MSLTTKFLGRTYASPIMNAAGIRCTTTVELDQLRQSSAGTFVTKTATLNPRSGNAGKRLAALPNGSINSMGLPNEGIDYYLDYLTNLPDHGHDAFLSVAGFSEGDQLAVLSKIAASDFAGIVELNLSCPNIVGHPQLAYDFEATDALLAKVFAQFGQLELGVKLPPFFDPVHFDQIAAVLNKYPIKYINSINSLGNGFFINPDTDAPMIEPKSGFGGIGGGYAKPTALANVRAMRERLRDDIAIIGTGGVQNGRDAYDLILCGASMVQVATLLGEEGIAAFDHLNAQLQTVLTAKGYPNAEAAVGQLVTNVKH
- a CDS encoding MFS transporter, which codes for MGQVASAKSQSTATQRKWVLASTSAGFALENMDVMFLSFALSSIAVDMHLNGTQAGFISTITNLGMLVGGLIFGILGDRFGRVKTFSQTVFIFAFATAAMFFAHNIYMIYLFRFIAGIGAGGEYGVGITLIADNFPRKEIGRLTSIAAIGGQVGAVLAAIVAAWILSFTTWNTLFLVGVIPVILIVFIRKHVRESDSFLARKAAGTVPKAAVGELFKTPKLAVQTVSLIFMVIVQIAGYFGLMSWLPTIMQGQLHLSVSGSSVWMITTIIGMSLGMMTFGTILDKFGPRRAFGIFLLASALSVFGIAMVNSRGTMLLAGAVVGFFSNGMFGGYGAVISQLYPSAIRSTANNVIVNIGRAIGGFSSVVIGFLMDHYSLIVVMGFLATLYVLSCLTMLSIGGLRNLHGQAKEELNHELNN